The following coding sequences lie in one Flavobacterium sediminis genomic window:
- the purH gene encoding bifunctional phosphoribosylaminoimidazolecarboxamide formyltransferase/IMP cyclohydrolase has product MNTAKSIQSALISVFDKTGLEPIVKALHQNSVTIYSTGGTEAFIKDLGIPVVAVEDVTSYPSILGGRVKTLHPKVFGGILNRQDNPSDVQQMEEYNIPQIDLVIVDLYPFEKTVASGASEADIIEKIDIGGISLIRAAAKNFKDTVIVPSVEEYALFLDFYTNEKGATTLEQRKLLATKAFHVSSNYDTAIFNYFNTDETYYKASVANGQTLRYGENPHQKGFFFGDFDEMFTKLNGKELSYNNLLDVDAAVNLIGEFKNDLPTFAILKHNNACGIATRPSMKEAYVDALAGDPTSAFGGVLIANGNIDLATAEEIHSLFCEVIIAPSFDEDAVELLKGKKNRIILVLHNVALPEKQVRTCLNGILIQEKDNVTDNKEHLTVVTKLAPTEAEINDLLFASKICKHTKSNTIVLAKNGQLCASGTGQTSRVDALRQAIDKAKSFNFDLKGAVMASDAFFPFPDCVEIADHAGITAVIQPGGSIKDELSTNYCNENNMAMVFTGTRHFKH; this is encoded by the coding sequence ATGAACACAGCAAAATCAATTCAATCTGCCTTAATTTCGGTATTCGATAAAACGGGATTAGAACCCATTGTAAAAGCCCTGCACCAAAACAGTGTAACTATCTATTCTACAGGAGGTACGGAAGCTTTTATCAAAGATCTTGGAATCCCAGTAGTAGCAGTAGAAGATGTTACTTCGTATCCTTCTATTTTAGGCGGAAGAGTTAAAACATTACACCCTAAAGTTTTCGGAGGTATCTTAAACCGGCAAGATAATCCATCCGATGTTCAGCAGATGGAAGAATACAACATTCCGCAGATCGATTTGGTGATCGTTGATTTATATCCTTTTGAAAAAACAGTAGCATCAGGAGCAAGTGAAGCAGATATCATAGAAAAAATAGATATCGGTGGTATTTCTTTAATCAGAGCTGCTGCTAAAAACTTTAAAGATACAGTTATTGTTCCTTCTGTTGAAGAATATGCTTTGTTCCTAGATTTCTATACAAACGAAAAAGGAGCCACGACTTTAGAACAAAGAAAATTATTGGCTACTAAAGCATTCCACGTATCGTCTAATTACGATACTGCTATATTCAATTACTTCAATACTGACGAAACTTACTACAAAGCCAGTGTGGCTAACGGACAAACACTTCGTTACGGTGAAAATCCGCACCAAAAAGGTTTCTTTTTCGGCGACTTTGACGAAATGTTTACCAAATTAAACGGAAAAGAGTTATCATATAACAACTTATTAGATGTTGACGCAGCTGTTAACCTGATAGGAGAATTTAAAAATGACTTACCGACTTTCGCTATCTTAAAACACAACAATGCTTGTGGTATAGCTACCCGACCGTCTATGAAAGAAGCTTATGTAGATGCACTAGCCGGTGACCCTACCAGCGCTTTCGGAGGTGTTTTAATCGCAAACGGTAATATCGATTTGGCAACCGCAGAAGAGATACACTCACTTTTTTGCGAAGTGATTATCGCTCCTTCATTTGATGAAGATGCTGTAGAATTATTAAAAGGAAAGAAAAACAGGATCATTTTAGTACTACATAACGTAGCTCTTCCGGAAAAACAAGTGAGAACTTGCTTAAACGGAATATTGATCCAAGAAAAAGATAATGTAACAGACAATAAAGAACATCTAACTGTCGTTACAAAGCTAGCACCGACAGAGGCTGAAATTAACGATCTGTTATTTGCATCTAAGATTTGCAAACACACAAAGTCAAACACTATTGTTTTAGCTAAAAACGGACAACTTTGTGCTTCAGGAACCGGACAAACATCAAGAGTTGATGCATTAAGACAAGCTATTGATAAAGCAAAATCTTTTAATTTTGACTTAAAAGGAGCTGTAATGGCAAGCGATGCTTTCTTCCCGTTCCCGGATTGTGTGGAAATAGCAGATCACGCAGGAATAACAGCTGTGATTCAACCTGGCGGTTCAATAAAAGACGAATTAAGCACCAACTATTGCAATGAAAATAATATGGCAATGGTATTTACAGGTACTCGTCATTTTAAACATTAA
- a CDS encoding rod shape-determining protein: MGFFDFMTEDIAIDLGTANTLIIHNDKVVIDSPSIVARDRITGKIIAVGKEANMMQGKTHENIKTIRPLKDGVIADFDASEKMLQLFIKSIPALKKKLFTPALRLVICIPSGITEVEMRAVKESAERVNGKEVYLIHEPMAAAIGIGVDIMQPKGNMIVDIGGGTTEIAVIALGGIVCDKSVKIAGDVFTNDIIYYMRTQHNLFVGETTAEKIKIQIGAATEDLDSPPEEMSVQGRDLLTGKPKQVDVSYREIAKALDKSIQRVEDAVMETLSQTPPELAADIYNTGIYLAGGGSMLRGLDKRISLKTDLPVYIAEDPLRAVVRGTGIALKNINRFKSILIK; encoded by the coding sequence ATGGGATTTTTTGATTTCATGACCGAGGACATTGCAATTGACCTTGGAACCGCAAACACCTTGATTATTCATAACGACAAAGTTGTAATTGACAGTCCGTCAATTGTTGCTCGTGACAGGATAACAGGGAAAATTATTGCTGTTGGTAAAGAGGCCAATATGATGCAAGGGAAGACCCATGAAAACATCAAAACCATACGTCCTCTGAAAGATGGTGTAATTGCAGACTTTGATGCCTCAGAAAAAATGCTTCAGTTATTCATTAAAAGCATTCCGGCATTAAAGAAAAAACTATTCACTCCTGCATTGCGTTTGGTTATCTGTATTCCTTCAGGAATTACAGAGGTGGAAATGCGGGCAGTAAAAGAATCTGCAGAAAGAGTTAATGGTAAAGAAGTATACTTAATTCATGAGCCTATGGCTGCTGCAATCGGTATCGGTGTCGACATTATGCAGCCTAAAGGAAATATGATCGTGGATATCGGAGGAGGTACTACCGAAATTGCAGTAATTGCTTTGGGTGGTATCGTTTGTGATAAATCAGTAAAAATTGCCGGTGATGTTTTCACAAATGACATCATTTATTACATGAGAACGCAACACAACTTATTCGTAGGAGAAACCACCGCTGAAAAAATTAAGATCCAAATCGGTGCTGCTACAGAAGATTTAGACAGCCCTCCGGAAGAAATGTCCGTTCAGGGTAGAGATTTACTAACAGGTAAGCCAAAGCAAGTTGATGTTTCGTATCGTGAAATTGCAAAAGCATTAGACAAATCTATCCAAAGAGTTGAGGATGCCGTTATGGAAACATTATCACAAACACCGCCGGAATTAGCAGCAGACATTTACAACACCGGAATTTATTTAGCCGGAGGAGGATCTATGTTAAGAGGACTTGATAAAAGGATTTCATTAAAAACCGACTTACCGGTCTACATTGCTGAAGATCCCCTAAGAGCTGTTGTAAGAGGAACAGGAATTGCTCTGAAAAATATTAACCGTTTCAAAAGTATACTGATCAAATAA
- the mreC gene encoding rod shape-determining protein MreC — protein MQQILNFLIKNSYKMLFLLLLGISLILTIKSHSYHRSEYINSANAITGGVYENINSMNEYLSLKQKNNSLAEENARLKELLFNKKDTLLNIKDIVVREHDKFTIRKAKVIKNQFNTRENYLTLNIGAKDSIKTDMGVINDKGIVGIIEKTSNHFATVLSVLNTKSRINAKIKNSEHFGSLAWDGKNVGYVQLMDVPRLASLKKGDSIVTGADSEIFPENIPIGKIDKVYIDKKTNYYIINVRLFNDMTALGYVYVIENKLKTEKETLESQTESNP, from the coding sequence ATGCAGCAAATATTAAATTTCCTAATAAAAAACAGCTATAAGATGCTGTTTTTGCTGCTTTTGGGCATTAGCTTAATTCTCACTATAAAATCTCATTCTTACCACAGAAGTGAGTATATTAATTCAGCAAATGCTATCACAGGAGGTGTTTATGAAAACATAAATTCCATGAATGAATATTTGAGTCTGAAGCAAAAAAATAACAGCTTAGCGGAAGAGAATGCTCGTTTGAAAGAGTTGCTGTTCAACAAAAAAGACACTTTGCTTAACATCAAAGATATCGTAGTAAGAGAACATGATAAATTTACTATCCGGAAAGCAAAAGTTATCAAAAATCAATTCAACACGAGAGAGAATTACCTGACGCTGAATATTGGTGCGAAAGACAGTATCAAAACAGATATGGGAGTGATTAACGATAAAGGAATCGTAGGCATTATTGAAAAAACATCCAATCATTTTGCTACCGTATTAAGCGTATTGAATACCAAATCCAGAATCAATGCCAAAATCAAAAATTCAGAACATTTCGGATCTTTGGCTTGGGATGGCAAAAATGTAGGATATGTTCAATTAATGGATGTTCCCAGATTGGCATCTCTGAAAAAAGGAGATTCTATTGTAACCGGTGCTGATTCCGAGATCTTTCCGGAGAACATTCCTATAGGGAAGATAGACAAAGTTTATATCGATAAAAAAACAAATTATTATATTATTAACGTAAGACTTTTTAACGACATGACGGCATTAGGTTATG